The Deltaproteobacteria bacterium genomic interval TGGTCTCCGCCTATTGGCGGGGCGTTCTGGTTGTGGCTTTGTATTACGCGTTGGCAGCTATAGGATGGAACCTTCTCGGAGGCTATACGGGTCAGTTCTCCATCGCCCCGGCGGCCTTTTGCCTGATCGGTATGTATACTTCTGCGCTGTTAGGGCACTATTGGAACTGGCCGCCTTATCTTGGAATCCTTATGTCAGTGGTATCGACTGGTATCATAGGGCTCCTTCTTGGTCGCATATGCCTGCGCCTGAGAGGCCCTTACCTCGCCCTCACCACACTTGCATTCGCGGAAATCGTGAGAAGCATTATCAGATTTTCCTATGATATCACACGGGGCGACCTGGGATTGAGTGTCCCGAGACTCTATGGTGGCGAACGAAGCCATCTATACTACTACTACACGTTCCTGCTGGTTATTGTCCTTGTTCAACTCCTCGTGTATCTTCTGATCAAATCGAGAGTCGGCCTATACCTGCAGAGTATCCGTGACGACGAGGTGGCAGCCAGCGGGCGAGGTGTGAATGTGGTTTGGTGGAAGACTTTCGGTTTTGCACTGAGCAGTGTCATATGCGGACTGGCCGGAGGGCTCTTCGTCCATTTTATCGGATTGGCCAGCCCGGAGATGGGGTTGGTCATGCAATCGGGACTCATAATCGGCATGGCTGTCATCGGGGGTATGGGCACTCTGGCGGGTCCCCTCGTCGGTGGTCTCATCTTGGAGCCCCTGTCCGAGTATGTCCGTGAATTCGGGGTTCAGCATATGGTCATCTTTGCCTTCCTGATCATAATCGTCATAAGATTCTGGAGAGCCGGCCTGTACGGTTCGTTCAAGAACATCTTGGAAAGGCGGATATACAATGGGTAAGGGCCGGAGGCTGTTGGAAGTCGAGGGGGTTTCCAAGGGTTTTGGAGGTCTCCAAGCCCTGAGAGACGTCTCCTTCGGCATGGACGAAGGAGAGCTTATCGGTCTGATAGGGCCTAATGCCTCCGGGAAGACCACTTTCTTGAACATCATCA includes:
- a CDS encoding branched-chain amino acid ABC transporter permease, with protein sequence MNIGTQLKPYWEKGRRFVEEKRALDLILSSTILLIVAVFPIFVVSAYWRGVLVVALYYALAAIGWNLLGGYTGQFSIAPAAFCLIGMYTSALLGHYWNWPPYLGILMSVVSTGIIGLLLGRICLRLRGPYLALTTLAFAEIVRSIIRFSYDITRGDLGLSVPRLYGGERSHLYYYYTFLLVIVLVQLLVYLLIKSRVGLYLQSIRDDEVAASGRGVNVVWWKTFGFALSSVICGLAGGLFVHFIGLASPEMGLVMQSGLIIGMAVIGGMGTLAGPLVGGLILEPLSEYVREFGVQHMVIFAFLIIIVIRFWRAGLYGSFKNILERRIYNG